The genomic region TACATTTTTGAAGCACCTTAATTACAGTATTGCAAAACATCTGTTACTGTGTATTGAGAGTCTTAATGAAATGAGTAGCTTAAGGGTTTCATTGaggttttaaatatatttggatAGCTTTGCTCTTGTTTATACTTTTAATAACTTACTCCTTTTGATTTCTAGGCTTTAGTACTGCTAAAGGACAGCTTGTTCGTTCCATACTATATCCCAAGCCAACTGATTTTAAACTCTACAGAGATGCCTATTTGTTTCTCCTGTctctggtggtggtggcaggcaTTGGGTTTCTTTACACGGTTGTCAATAGCATCTTAAATGAggtatgttttcatttctggtCCACAACTGCcatattttagaaaactgttGGTCGCAATTTCCAACACACTTCAGATGATAAGAAACAATTCGTATTTAAgtgaaaatgtctttgctttattttatgtcaACGGAATGAGAAAGGCAAACTTGCCGAGAACAAAATTCAGCAGAGGAGTGGAATTTGAATATACTACGGTGAAATTTGAGTTTATCTCAATTTCTACTGACCCAGTTATTAGACTTTTATCTTTATTATATCTAAGATTACCATCTGACTGATACCTAGTTGGAAGAAATAGGATAACAGCACATCTAAAGCATGCTGCaggcaaaaaaatccttacCAAGAAATTGATAACTGATTAATGgtagttttttttctctcaaaaaatTTTGCGTTATTCAGTAACTGTGTTGAAGTAATGCATTTGCAGGGGAAATAGTGAAAACTTGAAGTTATGGGTGGTGGATAATTTAGGACTGGATTATTGTGGTTGCTGATGGTGGGTGAAGATTATGCTAGGTTTCTGGGCAATCCAGAACATGCTGTACTGGAGAAAGCAATGTGTGGATTTTGCTTATGGTTACACGTTTGAGTGGGATAGTGAATCCTTAAGTAGTGAGTTCTTGTTCATTAGCTCTGATCTTTATTGCAGGTTCCGGCTCATACCATCATCATTGAGTCTCTTGACATTATCACTATCACAGTGCCTCCAGCGCTCCCTGCTGCCATGACTGCTGGCATCGTTTATGCACAAAGAAGGTTGAAAAAAATTGGTATCTTCTGCATCAGCCCACAAAGGATAAATATTTGTGGCCAGCTCAATCTTGTGTGTTTTGATAAGGTTAGGTGAATTTTGAAACTTTGTGTTGCCACATGGAGTGGTGTTGCATTATATGTGGGAATTCACACAGACTGGCAGCTACAGGAAAATTCATTGCTTTTGTATAAATTAGATAATTTATGTCCGGTTAGCTTCCAAGTATTCAGTGTTTACTACCTGTAATGCACTTAATTCTGTCTGTTCTAAAAAGTTGTTAAAATACAGAGCTGTTTTATCGTCTCAAGACTCTAAAGTACTAACTTACTATTGGCACCCCTGAAGGTGAGAATTGGGGTCTGTTAAGAGTTTTATTTAGTACCCAGGCTTGTGGAAGATTGAAGTGTGAGGTCAGacttgtttctcattttcatttatttcaatgaaaagcCAAACCAGcatattttgttgttattccTTAACAGGGACATTAGTGGAAGACAGTAATGCCACTAGCCAGAATCGTTTGCTTGTATCtaattcttaaataaaatttattttcctccttaGATTTCTATCTGAAATCTTAAGTACCTCCACAAAATTTGTGGCTATccttataaatatatttcagttttagctATGTAAGAAAGTAGTACTAAGGGTTTGGTACCTCTTTTCTGTTGCTCCCAACTCCTGAACATAGAGATGTTGAGCTGTCATCCTTGGAATTTAAGGGtctgtttcatttctcctgTCTCCAAGGAGAGGCATGACTGCTTTGAATGGTTTAAGTTATTTAACAGAGTTGGAACTTATTACTAGCAAAAAGCAAGGTAGATACTCTATTTCCTGTCCTGAAGTCTTGATTtttagatgaaaacaaaaaaaagtgtattgTTCAGGTGTAATTTGGTTAATTAACTGTTAATTTTTGCTGTGTCTCAGGATAACtagtttctgaaagctttttcttcttgccatgCCCCTTGGTTTATTTTGCAGACTGGCACACTTACTGAGGATGGCTTGGATCTTTGGGGAATTCAACGGGTGGAAAATGCTCGGTAAGGAAAAGCTCAGGGCTGATAGAAAATATAATACTTAGTTATGCTTTAACAGCTTCAGCAGAATAGAGTAGAAAATTCAATGTGAGCTCATGtatgtttgcatttctgtaatgaGCTGTAAGAATGCAACTGAAAATATGGTTTAGGTGTAATGAAAGTCATAACTCTTACACAGCTGAGGTGGAATTTAATTTGTAAAGCCTGAGACCTCATTAGGTTcacactgcagaaatgctgaagtacAGCATGTTTCCTTAATCCTAAGTGATGACTTTTGGGGCTGCTAAAGTACAAAGTGACAAGAGGACTCTGTCTAGTTTGATTCCTTATATAGTGAATTAACACAGTTTTTGAAGGAGACGGAAGTTGTGACTGTTTCTGAAGATTCCAGCCCAGAGTCTTAGTCTATTTGCTGTGATGTGTGAAAATACAAGTGAAGAGACTTGTGCagtcaattttcttctgctaaTCTAAACAAACCTTTTGAATTGGctcataataaataattatagtGCTAAGTATATTATTACTTCATTGTTTTAGTTTCCTTTTGCCGGAAGAGAGGGCTTGCAGTGAGAGCTTGCTGAAGTCTGAGTTTGTTGCTTGCATGGCAACTTGTCATTCCCTTACAAAAATTGAAGGGGTACTTTCGGGGGATCCGCTTGATTTGAAGATGTTTGAAGCGATAGGATGGGTAAGTGTGTGCTTGTTTCAAGAGGTGCAACGTTTTTAAGGTCGGTAATTTGAGATTTCCTACACTGTTACGTGCAAGATAAGCTATTATACGCTGTAACTGTAAAACGGTGGGCTTTTGATAACGCCTGTGTGTCAAAGGAAGTCTTAATATGAAAATGTTCCTAAAATGTGTTCAGTGCAACAGTTTATAGAACTGAAGGGATCTGAAGAGCTAATTTACGTCTTTCTGATGCGTGTTGCAAAGTGTCAATGCATAGAATAAATGTGTAAAATAGTGAAGTGGATCTTAAGTTAATTGCTAAATTAAGACATTTAATTCTCACAGGAAATCCTGTTCAGAAAGATCATTGCACTTTGGGCTGACTTCCAagcctgtttattttctgaaaattacattaTGAGAAGATCAAAGTTAATGAAAGTATAAATTagttgcttatttttaatacagattttagAAGAAGCaactgaagaagaaacagcccTTCATAATCGAATTATGCCGACAGTGGTTCGACCTTCAAAACAACTTCTCCCAGAATCTAAGCAAGCAACAAATCAAGAAATGGTATAAAAATTCAAACCAATTATTTGAGTTAAAGTAGTCCTTCGtattaaacacacacattttgccGTATGCTGTGGTTCTAGCTGATATAATTCAAACAGGATCAAACCTGTGTGGTTTGTGATGGCAAAGAGGGAAAACATGTTTAAACTGTTGTTGAAGGTAGTGATTCAGTATATGCCACTTTAAAGGTGAGCAGACTGATTGTCAGCTTTACCCTTATGGACTGGTTATGAAGTGCTGTAATGCTTTTTGAGCttacacattttaatattaCCCAATTGTCATTACCCAATTCTTACTGTGGTAATGAAGTGCTTAGGTGTGCTAATGTCACTGCATGGCATGGAATTCTTGCCACCATTGTACCTTAGAGATGTGTGCTTTAAGTGCCaagttaaaaccaaaatgtactTGGcagatttaacattttcttctgtctgcattttgaagcattttttaatacttcaggAGGGAATATTTAAGCATGTGACTGTAAAACCAGACTATCCAGATCAGTGTAGTGGGAGGGTATAGCAAGCTTGTTCCTCTGTATGTCTCTTATTCTGTAGTAGATAgaagtgtctttttttgttcagaacTCCATGTAATGCACAGCAGTAATTACTGTGTAGTTAGCTTGACACGTGAACATTCTCGAAACTTATtacatgactttttaaaaaatacgtACTTAATAATCATGGCCTTATTCTCAAATACCATAGCACTTTAATCATTTACATAGCTAAACAGACACAGGTTGGACTGAAAGGTCTTGCAAATTCTAATCGAGGAATCAAGCTCTGAAGTTCTACTGTCTCTCACTGAAAGTAAAGGATACTAAACAGATGCAGTATATTTGTATTCAGCTTTTATGAAATCCATTGCAAATACAATGTGAATTTATATTGAGTGCTGTGTAGATTAATTTACTGATTTATGTTTAAATAGTTTGTAgctgaaaaatacttaaaaatgaatatttacagtaaatgtattattttttttttcttttttttaggaGCTGTTTGAGCTTCCGGTATGTATGCTTTTTCAATTAAGCATGTACCTGTTTTCTTAGAATGTATATAGGTGTaacccttttcttccttcctgtatGACACAGACCAGTTATGAAATTGGAATTGTGCGccagtttccattttcttcagttctgcaaCGTATGTGTGTAATAGCGAGAGTTCTAGGGGAGAAGAGAATGGATGCTTATATGAAAGGTGCCCCTGAAGTGATTGCCAGCTTGTGTAAGCAGGAAACAGGTAAAGGAACAAACTATTCTTATTTATTGTGTAGCTCACCTGtaatctgaataattttaataactCTAAACTTGACCTCTTTAAAGTTCCTGTTGACTTTGAGTGTGTCCTGGAAGAATACACTAAGCAGGGCTTCCGAGTTATCGCTCTTGCTCACAGAAAACTGGAGTCTAAGCTTACATGGCACAAAGTCCAGACTATTAATAGGTAAGAGTGACTTCACTTTTTTAATGAGTAACAAGCTTTAAAAGGAGCATGCTTTCAATTAATTatgcaatgtttatttttgttttaatcagtTACTACTCTTCTTtagctttcttctctcttgaCATATGTAGTTCTGTGCATTCTTTATTTGTACCCTGGACAATACAAAGAAATGTAAGATACATAAGTTTTTCTGCAATAATGTGAATTATGAGGAACATCTTTAAGCTTGAAATGAACTAcaatattaatttcttatgGTGTTTATTTTATGCTAATGTGGCAGGAAACCTCATTTGATTTCTTTGGTATTTGAACATACTTCTATCATCTGTGTCTATTAAAGATATTAGCCCACAGTGGAAAGTCTCCTGTGCATGTTTGATATAGTTTCTTCATCTGCTATAGATAGCATGTCCATTTTCTCATTGCAAAGCTTGTCAGAAAGGTTTGGAAGGCAGAAAGGTTTCTTCCTTTAAAGAGTAGTATTTCCTGTTAATTGTTTTTCAGCTGGTCCTAGTTTTATAGATAATGCTATCTTTTCCATTGTGTTTGAAAGTGTAGCATCGCTATGAAAATGCCAGTTTTGACTCTTCTTTTGTATCAGCTCTGTGTACAAGATGAACTTTTTGCAAAGCAGTACAAAGAGTAATGGGTTTTCCAATTTCAAGTGTAAAAATCTACAGTAGCAGTAAAATACTCAAGACCTGTAAATACGCTGACTTTCATGTAAACCAAAATTAATTAGTTGCTTTATTTAATTGGCTAATGTCTGTTAATCTTGCTAGCCTTGGTTAACACAACTTGGTACTTGTATGTTAAGTATTAGCTAATTTGGAAACTGAAGATGTGCATTCTgaacaaatcttaaaatttGGCTGTGAATGCAGTTAGCTTTAGAGCATATTTTCCTAGCTGTAAGCTTTTTGAGAATGTGATTTCTTTTAGAAAGCGTTCTTGtggaaaaaactaaaaattgtGCTTGAGCGGAAACATTTTGTTATACTGGTGTTCAattaaaagaagggaaataagtataaattattatatataatcTTGGGTCcttttttataaagcaaatcCTTTACTTTTTgtggttaaaaataaacatctccctttgataaacagaaaatcagGCTTTTTAAGCTACATCTAATAATTCTAATTCTTCCAGTGTTCTCTTCCTTGCCTCCTTTTCTACAGAGATGCTATTGAAAGCAACATGGATTTTATGGGGTTAATTATAATGCAAAACAAGCTGAAGCAAGAAACCCCTGCTGTACTTGAAGATTTGCATAAAGCCAACATTCGCACCGTCATGGTTACAGGTTGGCATCTAAACATTCAtactcaaaaaaataaaaatccatctCTTTTTGGTCTTTAATTACAGTGTATGAAGTCAATTTTTAGTGTCAGTAGGCTGGGATTACACTGTATTTATAGCGAGAGGGAAGTTTAGAAACTATTGTGAGAATATGCAGACACCAATCTCTTTCTTGGATAAAAGTTGGTTTGGTAAGTCAGAGATCAGAAACCAGTATAGGGCTTAACTCTACTTCATAGCTTCCTCTCCCCGATTCCATGCACAGGTTACTTTATACTGAATTGAAGGCTGAAAAACCTAAGAGGTCTTCCAGGTCAAACTAGATCAAGGTCCTGGTCTAATATTATGCCtgatcctgctttgagcaggagattggactaggtgacctccTGAGGGTCCCTACCATTTTGAATtataagtaattttttatttttttttttttaggggagGGTGGTAAGAATGGCTTAGCTAGCCTGCTTACAGGGACGTATCTATGCTCAGTGTTTTCCATGCAATAtgtgtgcttgctttttaaatcaGTTATTGCAACTTTGGAATAATGTTTTGATAGGTTTGCAATACAACTTAGTGTTTGCATGTTCTGTGACCATGTTTAAAAAGCGGTATTATAAATGGCTGCATGTTTTCTGCCTGATTTTCAATATATACTAAGATCTGGTCAATAAGAATCTAGATCTTTATGGCTGGAAGAAGCATATGGAGTTTCTAGTGATGTTAGTGCCGAGGAGGTGTTTAATGGGCTAGGCTTTGAATTTTGTCTGTAGGCTTGGCTTGCCCCAAGGTTGTTACTGGTATGTTAGGCAGTCCTAGTTTCAAACTGgctttgttggttttgtctTACATGGAGTATCAGTATACACTATTGATCCTTTTCTAACTGAAacctttttaaatgcaattgtTTAACAGGGGATAACATGTTAACTGCTATCTCTGTGGCCAGAGACTGTGGAATGATTCTACCTCAGGATAAGGTCATTATTGCTGAAGCACTACCTCCAAAGGATGGACAGGCTGCCAGGATCAACTGGCATTATGCAGATACCCTTGCAAAATGCACTAGTTCATCACCAGCCATAAACTCAGAGGTAATACAAACATTATTATGTTCTTAAAGTGTAAGCAGTTAGTTTTACTGttgagtttctttctttttatcttaTTCCATTAAATAGAAAATCTGCTGTTAAATGTCAAATCAGAATTGATGTACTTGTTAACTTTCAGATCTTAAAACACCAGAGTAGTAAAACAGCTGGGGGAGATAGTCTTTCAACTGTGATACAACATTTGACATGTTAGtggtgcaggaggcagggttttttcccccacatttcAATCTCTTAAGACTGCTCTAGCTGCTTGCAGTTGAAacattaaactgtattttcttaataGTGTTTTCATTgtatgaggtttttttcaagtaacATTCTTAGAAACCTCCTCTACTGTGAGATCTGTGGGATTACTCCTCTGAGTATTAGCTTGAAATTACAAGGTATCTGTGTAAATACATTACAGCTAGAGTGTTAAACTGCTTTTGATAGGATATTCCAGTTAAATTGGTCCATGAAAGCCTTGAGGATCTCCAGATGACCAAATACCATTTTGCAATGAATGGAAAGTCATTTGCAGTGATTCTGGAGCATTTTCAGGACCTGGTACCCAAGGTGAGCATTTTACTTGAGTATGGGCACTTTTGATGGTGAACAGACTTTGCCCTGTGAGCATTAAGAGATCTTCTGTCTTCCAGCTTGTGTTACATGGCACTGTGTTTGCTCGCATGGCGCCTGATCAGAAAACTCAGTTGGTGGAAGCTTTACAAAATGTAGAGTAAGTATTTGCTTAAGCATAGAAAGCCGGGAGGGTTGACTGAGTGGTgcaataggaagaaaaaattgtgtATGCTGTTAGCTGTTTTACCAGATGAAAAGGCTGGGCTAATGTAACATCCCCGAGTTGGTAAATCAGCCTGTTAGCTGAGCAGGAATGAGAGTAGTACCATCTGCTGGCTAGTTGTAAAAGTTTCAGACTTTTCATGAAgttataaataatgaataacTAAACTGACTAACATGTTTTATAAATCTGGTTGCTTGGCTTAATAAACAAATGCACCAAATGTCTTTTGTATATTACAGAAGTACTATTAACTGGGTGACTTCTGTTCATACATGGTCAGTATACTACTGTATGGTGTCAGGCCTTGTAGCTATGCAAGACAGACAAAAGTCTGTCTGCCTAAAGCAAAGACGCTTTAGACCATCTTGGAATGATAGAGGGCTGATAAACATGATTGGTTTGGCTGACCTGGCCAAGTCATGTTACTTTTCTGTCCACTTCCTTGTATGTATAGTGGCAACAGTAATTGCTTTTAGCATTAACAGTCACTCATTACTATGCAAACCCTGAATAAGTCAAATAATGTAGaagtatttaatgaaataagCTAAACAGACTATGGTTAGGGAATGGTTCAGAATGCTGacatctgtttggtttttataGTTACTATGTGGGCATGTGTGGAGATGGAGCAAATGACTGTGGCgtaagtatatttttattttccatacaAAACTGTTCAGTTATGTTTTACAGCTGaaagcaggttttaaaatgCGCTCTTTCTATTTCAACATTAACTGGCAGGCACTGAAGAGGGCACATGGTGGTATATCTTTGTCTGAACTTGAGGCTTCTGTGGCATCACCGTTCACTTCCAGGACACCTAGTATTTCCTGTGTGCCAAAGCTGATCAGGTAATGCCACTCACTGTGAACTTAACTGCATCTGTGTAACTCCTTTTGCCTACCCTATACTAGTATATGTTTGATGCTGTAGGAGGCCAGTTTGAACTAAAGAACAAGCCGTACATTTTTAGTAGTTCTGCTTCTTTAATGAAGGTACTTTGAGCAAAGTCTTGCCATAGAATGATGTAGTATTTTGTTACAAACCCTTTTGTCCAtgtaaagttaatttttttagagtGTGAGCAAGCTTCTACATGTTCATATTTAATTTGATGTCTTTGTGACTCTACTAGTTTCCATAAAGGCTGTGTGTAATTGGAAGCAGTAAAACTCTCCAGATAACTGCTCAGCAGCGTACAGagtagaaaacaaattttctaaATAGGGTTTGACCAATTTTTGCTTATAGAATTGGAAGTTGGGTAGTAATTTTGGATAAAGGTCAGCCAGAGAAGAATCTAGTTAAGTCTGTGTGGAACTAATGAGGTAATGCGTAAttggaaacatttctgaagtcagcagctctgtggctgaCTGCATGTTTGTTCAATCTGTGTAGTAAACTAGTGCTTCATCGATGCTTTTTCAAGCAGacctgcattttaaaaccttCCTTGGAAAACCACATAAAGTCCAAAGAACACTGAAGTCTGGTGGCAGCTCAGTTCAGAAGGCATGCTCACGACTCTGATGTACTTGACAGTGTACCGTTGCAACCCctttctctctgtatttcttcagcCTAATGTCCCTCGAAGGCTTTGGTGATGTGTTTAATTGCAGCTAACATTTTGCTAAGCAGAATTTAACTGCTTGCACAGGAAGCTTTCCAGTTACAtgcttgcatttgttttaaCAGGGAAGGCCGTGCTGCTTTAATAACTTCCTTCTGTGTATTTAAGTTCATGGCATTATACAGCATTATCCAGTACATCAGTGTTACTCTGCTATATTCTGTAAGTATCCTGAGATTTGAAAATGGATAGATATTGAATATAAATTGTTCCAAGTCTTTTTTGGGTATGCAACACCTGCATTCTAAAAAGTGTCTTTGGACTAAAAGTATTGTGAGtattctttcaattttttttttttaatattaactgTATGAAAAACATGGGAGTATCGATTTTTAAAGAGGCAATAACTAATGCCTATGGATAGAAAGTCTCTACAGTGTGAAGTCCAAAAAAGCATATCAATggaacagaaatacagttttcaattgtttaaaaaacatcagcatttaaaaatagccTAACTGTATTTAAAGGGCAATGCATTCCTTTTATGTAAGGATTGAAAGAGAGCAGCTTGCAAGTACTGAGttaggagggagaaaaaaaaagaaagccaagtgAGGTGTTTCCTATTAATATGATTGGATTTGCAATATGGCATGTGGTAGAAATcctgtcttttttaatttgcattcaGAGTTAATCATGGAAAGTACTAAAGGACCTTGGCATTTCTGTATGACTACATAGTAAAGCTATGGTGTTTAGAGAACTGTGGGCCTAAGCTATTATTTCATTGGTTTGTAAGATTCAGTAATGTAAGTTTGATTACAAACAAATTTCAATTACAAATAGCTTATGCATCTTGAAACTGAAGTGGTTTCATACCTTGATACTTCAGGAATTGGACCTGTGAATTGTAGAGTAGTCAAGACCCCTGCAGATAAAGGAACACAGTTTGCCAAGAGACTGTCTTGTTTACAGGGTGATAATTAAAGAATTAATGCCATAGGAGTGTCACTGTAAGACGTTTCTTGGTATGAAGAGATTACCAATGTTTCAAGTGTGTTTTTTGTCTAGATCCTGAGCAATTTGGGAGATTTCCAGTTTCTCTTCATTGATTTGGCAATCATTTTGGTGGTTGTCTTCACTAGTAAGTATTGTGTTGAATTACTACTGCTGGCTTCTATGAAGCAGTTTTTGTTTGGTCAGTTTTTGTTTAACACCTTATTAGGTGCTCTTTGGAGTAAGCTAAGCACTGTGACATACAGTTGGGATGTTACACCTACTACAgtatatgcattaaaaaaaccaaacactgtGTACCGAGATAGATTCATCTGAAGCCTGTGAAATGCCCTCATACAAAAAGCAGGTTGTGGGCGTGATCATAGAAAACTAGTTCTTCACGGTACAGGAAGTGGTAAATCTGTACTGACACAAGGAAACTGTTTTTGGAATCAAAACGGGAGTTGTTCCAGTATCATCTTTCTCAAGTGTTTtgatttcttgcatttttagtTGAATTTCTGTCCAGAAAATGTTATACTCTGAAACTATTACCTAGTGAAGTACTTGATTCCACAGAATTCCATTTTCAAGTTTAgtagaagctgctgctttggagcAGTGGCAGACCAAAACTGAGGAGACGAGCTGTAAGCCCTTGTGCCAGACAAAGGGAATTTGGCCAGACACTACTAATTCCTCAAGTCTCATGGCTTCTATTATTGTCCCCTgctgtcctgtgctgctgctgggggtgaCCAGCCTGTGGAAGGCACTGTGGCATTCTTCTAGTGCAGTATAATCTTTTCAAGGTGGTTTCACACTTGCAATTCTGGactaatttttaaagtgttgtCATGAGCAAGCCATTCTAATTCTGCAGAATGTGAACAGGGTAACTCTCGAAAACCATAATGATGTAATgtgtcatttgtttttctttctctttccagtgaGTCTGAACCCTGCTTGGAAGGAGCTTGTTGCGCGAAGGCCTCCATCAGGTCTTATCTCAGGTCCACTTCTGTGTTCCGTTTTGTCTCAGATCGTCATCTGCCTTGCTTTCCAaacctttgggtttttttgggtgaaACAGCAGTCCTGGTATGAGCCTTGGACAATGGAATCTGAGTAAGTGTTTCAGTGGCTCCATGCAGGACCCAGTAATGACTGGGAAGCTACAGACAGTAACTGCTCTCTTCTTTACTGACCCGCTTTGGGGACTTTGTAAATAAAGCTTCTGTGTGGCGGCTTGTTAGtctactgggtttttttgtgaaaagctTACTAAATACATAGGAGTTACCCAATGGCTGAAATACAAAACTGGGTCAGAGCCACACCGCAAGGTCTGAAGACTCCATAACTTTGGGACAGTTGAGATCAAAATTTCTAATTAATGGTTAAGATCTATTTTAACTCTTCTATATTGtaaaggttttttcctgttagagTTCCAGTAAGTCAAattcatatttctgaaaaagaagaggtgttttaatcctttttttagATAGCAATGTTTTTTTACATGTGTGTCTGCAGTGATAGTTTCTAAACAATTGATGTAGTGAACTTATAAGCAGAAAGCATAAAAAGTTAAAGTTCAGAAATCACGAAAATTGCTACCTCCCTGACACAGTTTCATTTCTTACTACCTGTTTTCAAAGATAGGATTTTTTGCTACTGTAGTAATTTGTTCTGTCGCTACTTTTCTTAGTAAGTAGGCCTTGTTTGCTTCTTCTCCTTAACGCAGtgttaaatgttattttatgttGTAGTGCATGTAATGTATTGGATGCCACAAACACCAGCTCTGCGCGCCATGGGAATGAGACTCTTCATGATGaacattacattaaaaattatgaaaacacaACTTTGTTTTTTATATCCAGCTTTCAGTACCTCATAGTGGCAATTGTCTTTTCTAAAGGAAAGCCCTTTAGACAACCATGCTACAAAAACTGTGAGTCTTTTCTTACTATATACGGGTCGAAATTAGACTCTTAGTAACTGAGCCTTTGTTTATCCATGGCTCGCTTACAACTCCTTTGTCCCACTTCAGCAGTAGTAGTGTTACTAGGAGAATGTAGTATAGTTATTCTCTGGTAATCGGAGATAGAAATATGGAAGTGTTGAACTGTATGGAGATATTTGTGCTAATAGTTGCTTTGTTTGTAGaagtatatgtatatatacatttcAGCTCTGCAAGTGAGCCAGTGAGAAGCTAAGTCTGGCAGTCTGTCTCTGTATGGCGATCAGCACACCTTGTATCGTCAAAATCTGCCTAGAAGGGTTTTAGAGGGAGAAAAGAGGTTATTGCAAGGGGTAACGAACCCGTGATACATGGAAAAACTGTCTAAAACTGATTGTGAGATGGtccaattaaaatatttttttattcttttacagTTCTGTTTGTTGTATCTGTGATAGTTCTTTAtgtcttcatatttttcatcttgttgCATCCCGTTGAATCTATTGACACATTTCTTGAGGTAAGATTCAGCTGATATGCAGGTGTCTGTACTTCCTAGGATAACCGATGGGCTGCCTTTTGGGGAAGCTTGACTCCCTTTAGAGCTTtgcgggggggagggagaaTTTTTAACTGTTGGATGTGTGTTACTTAATTTGTGTGTTGCTAATCTCTGGCAACTTTTTCTCACAGCTCGTGTGTGTGCCATATGAGTGGCGCCTAAGAATTCTCTTCATTGTTATTCTCAATGCAATTGTGTCTGTGCTGATGGAGGTAAGAaattaaagtggaaaaaaatgcttgtctGTTAAATTTTTCAGGGTAC from Falco rusticolus isolate bFalRus1 chromosome 13, bFalRus1.pri, whole genome shotgun sequence harbors:
- the ATP13A3 gene encoding probable cation-transporting ATPase 13A3 isoform X2, producing the protein MSSISQVEKFHIILNMEKEEKKFVNKAEEDEMEIYGYDLCRWKLVLVTVGVIFSGGFLLLLLYWMPQWRVKATCKRTTLKDCEVVLLRTTDEFKIWFCAKVRNMPSLVANPLQNPNATVHKVSNGHAVHFCDSAAEENKNDLKKYLPIRYFTHHSVKYFWNDSVQSFDVVRGLDESTFCSSIHNEHSRGLTKGMHEYRKAFYGVNEIAVKVPSIFKLLIKEVLNPFYIFQLFSVILWITDEYHYYALAIVIMSVISIVSSLYTIRKQYVMLHDMVAAHSIVRVSVCRGNQETEEILSTDLVPGDTMLIPSNGTIMPCDAVLLSGTCIVNESMLTGESVPVTKINLPNPSEYPKAMGDEIYSPEVHKRHTLFCGTNVIQTRFYTGELVKALVVRTGFSTAKGQLVRSILYPKPTDFKLYRDAYLFLLSLVVVAGIGFLYTVVNSILNEVPAHTIIIESLDIITITVPPALPAAMTAGIVYAQRRLKKIGIFCISPQRINICGQLNLVCFDKTGTLTEDGLDLWGIQRVENARFLLPEERACSESLLKSEFVACMATCHSLTKIEGVLSGDPLDLKMFEAIGWILEEATEEETALHNRIMPTVVRPSKQLLPESKQATNQEMELFELPTSYEIGIVRQFPFSSVLQRMCVIARVLGEKRMDAYMKGAPEVIASLCKQETVPVDFECVLEEYTKQGFRVIALAHRKLESKLTWHKVQTINRDAIESNMDFMGLIIMQNKLKQETPAVLEDLHKANIRTVMVTGDNMLTAISVARDCGMILPQDKVIIAEALPPKDGQAARINWHYADTLAKCTSSSPAINSEDIPVKLVHESLEDLQMTKYHFAMNGKSFAVILEHFQDLVPKLVLHGTVFARMAPDQKTQLVEALQNVDYYVGMCGDGANDCGALKRAHGGISLSELEASVASPFTSRTPSISCVPKLIREGRAALITSFCVFKFMALYSIIQYISVTLLYSILSNLGDFQFLFIDLAIILVVVFTMSLNPAWKELVARRPPSGLISGPLLCSVLSQIVICLAFQTFGFFWVKQQSWYEPWTMESDACNVLDATNTSSARHGNETLHDEHYIKNYENTTLFFISSFQYLIVAIVFSKGKPFRQPCYKNFLFVVSVIVLYVFIFFILLHPVESIDTFLELVCVPYEWRLRILFIVILNAIVSVLMENVLLDMILWKVVFNRDKQGEYRLTIPQPPQEAVNRCGVCFLSSLFGCREKTPKAKYMHLAQELLVDPEWPPKPRTTTEAKVPAQENGSYQIITVT